From Pseudobacteriovorax antillogorgiicola, the proteins below share one genomic window:
- a CDS encoding flagellar motor protein MotB: MGELEGIKKAKTKKSEALWMMTFADLSFILMCFFALLISFSKPNKQKFDNVVNGMVQTPKYQTKKEDGLKELAQKIKKEIKKRKLEKSAQVKLDADGLAIELKDRLVFRPGSAKPSRSLQREASKVMKIISKSPEKYKITIEGHTDDTPLIGHRKYASNWDLSAARGISLLNHFAGKGVQRSRMRVVAYADTKPKVAISGRKGEALRRARASNRRVVIRID; the protein is encoded by the coding sequence TTGGGAGAATTAGAAGGCATTAAAAAAGCGAAAACTAAGAAAAGCGAAGCTCTTTGGATGATGACCTTTGCTGATCTTAGCTTTATCCTTATGTGCTTTTTTGCCTTACTTATTTCCTTCTCTAAACCCAACAAACAAAAGTTCGATAATGTTGTAAATGGGATGGTGCAGACCCCGAAGTACCAAACCAAAAAAGAGGATGGATTAAAAGAGCTGGCACAGAAAATTAAGAAAGAGATTAAAAAGCGAAAGCTAGAAAAGTCCGCTCAGGTAAAGCTTGATGCAGATGGATTGGCCATCGAGCTTAAAGATCGTTTAGTTTTCCGTCCGGGATCAGCAAAGCCATCTCGTAGCCTCCAGCGGGAGGCGTCTAAGGTCATGAAAATTATCTCGAAGTCGCCCGAAAAGTATAAGATCACCATTGAAGGTCACACAGATGACACACCGTTGATAGGCCATCGAAAATACGCTTCAAACTGGGATTTGAGTGCCGCGCGAGGGATCTCTTTGCTCAATCATTTCGCGGGTAAAGGTGTGCAAAGGTCACGAATGCGGGTGGTTGCCTATGCTGATACCAAGCCCAAGGTGGCAATCAGCGGCCGAAAGGGCGAGGCGCTGCGCCGGGCCAGGGCTAGCAACCGCCGGGTTGTGATCCGCATCGATTAG
- a CDS encoding motility protein A, producing the protein MSPLLAIAGISLSLYFVFTNPSSGFQGYFDKPSMILLGIMPPSIMLLSHSLKDFYVGFVTLFKALFTTSRKETEVINVLTRSSQMVRSEGIGSLVKVRNQVGYDLLRDGLSLIVNDFTQEEIRHNLQNKINSKQMRMSLASNLFENMSKVSPGVGMIGTILGLIAMMINLKDPSQIGGGMALAMITTLYGLLLGTVVYAPCSEKISLEAEKSLEIDLMVLEGVTSLKAKKSSVHMKDIMSTYSNRNQPQGQKKARSR; encoded by the coding sequence ATGTCCCCGCTATTGGCGATCGCAGGCATCAGCTTGAGTCTTTACTTTGTTTTCACCAACCCATCATCTGGCTTCCAAGGGTATTTTGATAAGCCTTCTATGATTCTTTTGGGAATCATGCCACCCAGTATTATGCTTCTTTCTCACTCCTTAAAAGACTTCTATGTAGGTTTTGTAACCCTATTTAAGGCTCTATTTACGACCAGTCGCAAAGAGACTGAAGTCATCAATGTTCTGACACGATCGTCTCAAATGGTGCGATCTGAAGGAATCGGGTCTCTGGTGAAAGTTCGCAATCAGGTCGGTTATGATCTACTACGTGACGGACTTTCTCTGATTGTCAACGACTTCACACAGGAAGAAATTCGACATAATTTACAGAATAAAATTAATTCCAAGCAGATGCGTATGAGCCTCGCATCGAATCTTTTTGAGAATATGTCAAAGGTCAGCCCCGGTGTCGGCATGATTGGTACCATCCTGGGCCTGATCGCGATGATGATTAATCTTAAAGACCCTAGTCAGATCGGTGGTGGCATGGCACTGGCAATGATCACCACCCTCTATGGTTTGCTGCTCGGTACAGTGGTTTATGCTCCTTGCTCCGAAAAGATCTCACTGGAGGCTGAAAAGAGCTTGGAGATCGACCTGATGGTGCTCGAAGGTGTGACGAGCCTTAAAGCTAAGAAATCTAGCGTTCACATGAAAGACATTATGAGTACCTACTCCAACCGCAACCAGCCACAAGGCCAAAAGAAAGCTAGGAGTCGCTGA
- a CDS encoding ImmA/IrrE family metallo-endopeptidase, translating to MKRETSIKYPHSASLFQFCRKVLDQKFGGIRVIDQDVGQILGFDPADCSHWKKGKKNIRSIQAMKSIAKHLGVDEKLVVDVASGEMADWEAFQEYSGYGHFEIDPKLFDTAKKEFYRKHANTWTREKEQEFKNQFTIDEDRIDQVITRIHETIQFKEAPLYLPEIVSHFPSLTMKPFEATEEETELAKIRLTNLGDQTVIEYPMDVKMRPFIRFSIAKAMGQFFFDKEGITVTNDFGDHGREISEVQYNLFAAKLLTPAYLIKQEMNNIDIQKDIVSQLSEIFWVSKTFMNSRLKDILQGGRRI from the coding sequence ATGAAAAGAGAAACATCTATCAAGTATCCCCATTCGGCTAGTCTTTTTCAGTTTTGTCGCAAAGTGCTAGACCAAAAATTTGGTGGAATACGGGTTATAGACCAGGACGTGGGTCAGATTCTTGGGTTTGACCCTGCTGACTGCAGCCACTGGAAGAAGGGGAAGAAGAATATCCGCTCTATCCAAGCCATGAAGTCGATAGCCAAGCACCTTGGTGTCGATGAAAAACTAGTGGTTGATGTTGCCTCAGGTGAGATGGCGGATTGGGAAGCATTTCAAGAGTACAGCGGCTATGGACACTTTGAAATAGACCCCAAGTTATTCGATACCGCAAAAAAAGAATTTTATCGCAAGCACGCTAACACCTGGACCCGCGAAAAAGAGCAGGAATTCAAAAACCAGTTTACCATCGATGAAGATCGCATAGATCAGGTCATAACAAGGATTCACGAGACCATCCAATTTAAGGAAGCCCCCCTTTACCTTCCTGAGATCGTCTCCCACTTTCCAAGTCTCACGATGAAACCCTTTGAAGCCACTGAAGAAGAAACAGAACTAGCTAAGATTCGCCTCACCAACCTCGGGGATCAAACCGTGATTGAATACCCCATGGATGTAAAGATGCGACCATTCATCCGCTTTAGCATCGCAAAGGCCATGGGTCAGTTCTTCTTCGACAAAGAAGGCATTACCGTTACCAATGATTTTGGAGATCATGGTAGGGAAATTTCCGAAGTTCAGTACAACCTTTTTGCTGCAAAGCTGTTGACGCCAGCCTACCTGATTAAGCAAGAGATGAATAATATCGATATTCAGAAGGATATTGTTAGCCAGCTGTCTGAGATTTTTTGGGTATCTAAGACGTTTATGAATAGTCGCTTGAAGGATATTTTGCAGGGTGGGCGGCGGATTTAG
- a CDS encoding TonB-dependent receptor domain-containing protein: MTNSSKLYSLSVLLTALAIPVPSALAQDGEKVERVKVTGSRIKRTSVESSNPKITISRDDLEKEGITSVGDLLRGRTFSTSGSFSGSSGYIRSGSQTANLYGLGPGRTLVLLDGNRLPKVQYTGGTNLENIPVSIIERVEIIAGAKSSIYGSDAVAGVVNIITRKDVEGSSVKLYQSKPEEKGGDESTLSLTNGTSFGNVNMFTTLNYNKQSKVLSRDRDLSYGNGDYAYSRYFHPEGTYSYRKVDESGNPIEGELWQASANCPEGNAKPLAVRPSLGTFCQGALKERDDSELFPEQWGWSATNNIAWEITPTTLFRSFLIYDYKNTDSNYGNYFSGYNYQTGRRQILRNTAASEYIDGLDGNGAEVYVVDPAAPLRTNENIDKTYGGNASIETDIGDFWTLETGISSYKSTNRRNFNNVINKNEYENLFHPSDFNPEYTPIDPNRNSALLNNTVSDLVTKESLTTANFHATISGETPFELPGGPLAVAAGFNRRMEKYKQTPDALDVENFTSYKQPVYTGSASVSGEGQRQAGSIFAEAIAPVYQGIELDASLRFDSFSDFDSAFTYGFGTKIQATSFLNVVASYGTSYRAPELSDIHQEGGGGYTYIKDTNYCEANPDNCTSGQEYQVYYSNAGNKDLKPEEGKSYNIGLILEPSSKFFARADYISYNIKNLFNTRALQDVIDDANDNKDTGPNSVLFEGEGTERKVARAVLSTENLGERNLELMQLKGGYFDRFGDLGLSLNTEYTQNMVVNETKANGTKVDLKGRYFGDNASYSFPLWKWNNTLTLEYDQLAWSLLAKTVSKIKPDPEVVEGAQDGEYNDQYDQFTQYDTSISWKHNYNGDVTFGINNVLNEIGGKHRAQNTSGAESSRSFLYGSSIYGRTFYASLTQRF; this comes from the coding sequence ATGACAAACAGTAGCAAATTATACAGCCTTTCGGTTTTGCTTACGGCACTGGCAATCCCAGTTCCCAGTGCATTAGCCCAAGACGGTGAGAAAGTTGAAAGAGTCAAAGTCACAGGCTCCCGCATCAAAAGAACTTCCGTGGAATCCTCCAACCCTAAAATAACAATTAGTAGAGACGATCTTGAAAAAGAGGGTATTACCAGTGTAGGCGACCTACTAAGAGGCCGAACATTCTCTACATCAGGAAGCTTTTCAGGATCTAGCGGCTATATCCGCTCAGGGTCTCAGACAGCCAACCTTTATGGCCTAGGACCAGGTAGAACGCTTGTATTGCTTGATGGCAACCGCCTCCCTAAAGTTCAATATACCGGGGGTACAAACCTAGAAAACATACCTGTTTCGATCATTGAAAGGGTCGAAATCATCGCTGGAGCTAAATCCTCCATTTACGGCTCGGATGCTGTGGCAGGGGTTGTAAATATCATCACGAGGAAGGATGTTGAAGGCAGCTCTGTAAAGCTATACCAATCAAAGCCTGAAGAAAAAGGCGGAGATGAATCTACGTTATCCCTAACAAACGGAACCAGTTTTGGTAATGTGAACATGTTCACAACCTTGAACTACAACAAACAATCCAAAGTACTTAGCCGCGATCGCGATCTCTCGTATGGCAATGGTGACTATGCCTACAGCCGATACTTCCATCCAGAAGGAACGTATTCATATCGAAAAGTTGATGAGAGTGGAAACCCGATTGAGGGAGAGTTATGGCAAGCCAGCGCCAACTGCCCCGAAGGCAATGCGAAGCCCCTCGCTGTTAGACCTAGTCTAGGCACATTTTGCCAAGGTGCATTGAAAGAGCGCGATGACTCGGAGTTATTCCCAGAGCAGTGGGGATGGTCTGCAACTAATAATATCGCATGGGAGATTACTCCAACTACTCTTTTCCGCAGTTTTTTGATTTACGATTATAAGAATACAGACAGTAACTACGGAAACTATTTTTCAGGATATAACTACCAGACAGGTCGACGCCAAATTCTTAGAAACACAGCTGCAAGTGAATATATTGATGGCTTGGATGGAAATGGCGCTGAGGTTTATGTTGTAGATCCGGCTGCCCCACTAAGAACTAATGAAAACATCGACAAGACATATGGTGGAAACGCGAGTATTGAAACCGACATCGGTGATTTCTGGACCCTAGAGACAGGCATATCCAGCTACAAGTCAACAAACCGACGTAACTTCAATAACGTCATTAATAAGAACGAATACGAGAACCTTTTTCACCCATCCGATTTCAACCCAGAATATACTCCAATTGATCCGAACAGAAACTCAGCTTTGCTAAACAATACAGTTAGTGACTTGGTAACTAAAGAGTCTCTAACCACTGCAAACTTTCACGCAACGATTTCTGGCGAGACGCCTTTTGAATTGCCCGGCGGTCCTTTAGCAGTTGCTGCTGGATTTAATCGAAGAATGGAGAAATACAAGCAAACTCCTGACGCACTCGATGTTGAGAATTTTACCTCATATAAGCAGCCTGTCTATACTGGATCTGCCTCAGTCAGTGGTGAAGGCCAACGCCAAGCTGGTTCAATTTTCGCCGAAGCGATTGCACCTGTTTATCAAGGAATTGAGCTTGATGCTTCATTGCGCTTCGATAGCTTCTCTGACTTCGATTCTGCATTCACGTATGGCTTCGGCACCAAGATACAAGCTACCTCATTTCTAAATGTTGTAGCGTCTTATGGAACAAGCTACCGAGCCCCAGAATTATCAGACATTCACCAGGAAGGCGGAGGAGGCTACACGTATATCAAAGACACAAATTACTGTGAAGCTAACCCCGATAACTGTACATCTGGACAAGAGTACCAAGTTTACTACAGCAATGCCGGCAATAAAGACTTAAAACCAGAAGAAGGGAAAAGTTACAACATAGGCTTGATCTTGGAGCCTAGTAGTAAGTTTTTTGCAAGAGCGGACTATATTTCCTACAACATCAAAAATCTTTTCAACACAAGGGCTTTACAAGATGTCATTGATGATGCCAATGACAATAAAGATACAGGCCCGAACAGCGTACTTTTCGAAGGTGAAGGTACAGAGCGTAAGGTCGCAAGAGCCGTTCTTTCAACAGAAAACCTCGGTGAGAGAAATCTTGAACTTATGCAACTTAAAGGTGGCTATTTCGATCGATTCGGTGACTTAGGCCTTTCATTAAACACGGAATACACCCAGAACATGGTTGTCAACGAAACTAAGGCCAATGGAACCAAAGTAGATCTAAAAGGGCGATATTTTGGCGACAATGCGAGCTATAGCTTCCCTCTATGGAAGTGGAACAATACTTTAACACTTGAATACGACCAACTAGCTTGGAGCCTCCTCGCGAAAACTGTTTCAAAGATAAAGCCAGATCCAGAAGTTGTTGAAGGTGCTCAGGATGGTGAGTACAACGACCAATATGATCAGTTTACCCAATACGATACTTCGATTTCGTGGAAGCATAACTACAACGGTGACGTAACATTTGGAATTAACAACGTTCTAAACGAAATTGGCGGAAAGCATAGGGCTCAGAATACAAGTGGCGCTGAAAGCTCTAGGTCTTTCCTATACGGCAGCTCCATTTATGGCCGTACGTTTTATGCTAGCTTAACACAAAGATTCTAA
- a CDS encoding NUDIX hydrolase yields MSRDSGEGVLLMDSLHVQNLLALPPAWSQYKGDRQSAVLCLIVRDLSDKKSLKLILTKRSTKVRSHRGQIGFPGGHREDEDNTPVDTALREAHEEIGLPPEVVQVMGSLPAVTSLKGKAVIPIVGLAEIDPRELIPCEMEVGSIIHAPIHHFLQSEVTDLNFKMFGINRHSYIYRYESHSIWGLTARMIQSAGFYLGSS; encoded by the coding sequence ATGAGTCGTGATAGCGGTGAAGGGGTCCTCCTAATGGACTCCTTACATGTTCAAAACCTACTCGCACTTCCTCCAGCCTGGTCTCAATACAAAGGTGATCGGCAATCTGCGGTTCTGTGCCTGATTGTACGCGACCTTTCGGATAAGAAATCCTTAAAATTAATTCTCACAAAGCGAAGCACGAAGGTCCGCAGCCATCGAGGACAAATAGGCTTTCCTGGCGGACATAGAGAAGACGAAGACAATACTCCAGTGGACACAGCACTCCGCGAGGCTCATGAAGAAATCGGTCTGCCTCCGGAAGTCGTTCAGGTGATGGGTAGCCTACCCGCTGTGACTTCTCTTAAAGGTAAGGCTGTCATCCCTATCGTTGGGCTCGCCGAAATCGACCCTCGGGAACTGATTCCTTGTGAGATGGAGGTCGGTAGTATCATTCATGCTCCGATCCACCACTTTCTTCAAAGCGAAGTAACCGACCTGAACTTTAAGATGTTTGGTATCAATCGTCACAGCTACATCTACCGCTATGAGAGCCACTCGATTTGGGGCTTAACAGCCCGAATGATTCAGAGTGCTGGGTTTTATTTAGGGTCTAGTTGA
- a CDS encoding glucose-6-phosphate isomerase, translated as MSLIKLDEKFLGTELREKVDAKMSVAVEKLHSIQEKSCVGSEYTGWWDYPQIYGFNLVKDVQAYINSLDVAYDLVLVIGIGGSYLGTRAVSSAMQHSYQGLVNSDKPLISFLGHHLSETAMIEVLDLLDERQPIVNVISKSGTTTEPSVAFRVVRKYMEDRFGKDEASKRIIATTDKDKGALRQVSQDLGYKSFVVPDDIGGRYSVLSPVGIVPLALAKIDVEALMEGAHQVFNELKSGDLNNHPVLRYAAARNVAYESDKRIEILSYINPKLFYVVEWWKQLFGESEGKDGKGLFPAGLAYTTDLHSLGQYVQEGVRNLFETFIHFDDASTSHRGAVEQQLKVPVSESNVDQIGYLEGKRINDINYGAMVATKIAHFDGQVPCVEIQAPSLSEKTIGALFAFFETACAVSCLMLDVNPFDQPGVEAYKKNLFGLMGKPGFEDLGQELKTRL; from the coding sequence ATGTCACTGATTAAGTTAGACGAGAAGTTCTTAGGAACAGAGCTTCGCGAAAAAGTTGATGCCAAGATGAGTGTTGCTGTCGAAAAACTTCACAGCATTCAAGAGAAATCTTGTGTCGGATCTGAGTATACCGGATGGTGGGATTATCCCCAGATCTACGGGTTTAATCTGGTTAAAGATGTGCAGGCCTATATTAATTCTCTCGATGTGGCCTATGATCTCGTTCTTGTGATTGGAATCGGTGGATCGTACCTGGGCACGAGAGCTGTATCATCTGCCATGCAGCACAGTTACCAAGGATTGGTGAACAGTGATAAGCCTTTGATCAGTTTTTTAGGGCATCATCTTTCAGAAACAGCGATGATTGAAGTTCTTGATCTTCTAGACGAGCGACAGCCTATTGTTAACGTCATCAGTAAATCAGGAACAACTACGGAACCTTCAGTGGCCTTCCGAGTGGTTCGTAAGTATATGGAAGACCGTTTTGGAAAGGATGAGGCTTCCAAGCGGATTATCGCAACCACAGATAAGGATAAAGGGGCTCTCCGACAGGTGTCTCAAGATTTGGGATATAAAAGTTTTGTGGTTCCAGACGACATTGGTGGTCGCTATTCAGTTCTCTCTCCTGTTGGTATCGTACCCCTTGCACTCGCGAAAATCGATGTGGAAGCTTTGATGGAGGGTGCCCATCAGGTTTTCAATGAACTCAAGAGTGGTGATCTCAATAACCATCCAGTGCTACGCTACGCCGCGGCTCGGAACGTGGCTTATGAGTCGGATAAAAGAATCGAAATTCTATCTTACATCAACCCAAAATTATTTTACGTTGTTGAATGGTGGAAGCAGTTGTTTGGCGAGTCCGAAGGCAAGGATGGTAAGGGGCTTTTCCCTGCAGGCCTAGCCTATACAACCGATCTTCACTCTTTAGGGCAGTATGTTCAAGAAGGGGTTCGTAATCTTTTCGAAACCTTCATTCACTTCGATGATGCCAGCACATCCCATAGGGGAGCTGTGGAGCAGCAATTGAAGGTTCCCGTAAGTGAATCCAACGTCGATCAGATTGGTTATCTAGAAGGTAAGCGCATCAACGATATCAATTACGGGGCGATGGTAGCCACCAAAATAGCTCACTTTGATGGTCAGGTTCCTTGTGTAGAAATTCAAGCGCCATCACTAAGTGAAAAAACGATCGGTGCATTGTTTGCCTTTTTTGAAACGGCATGTGCGGTGAGCTGCTTGATGCTTGATGTCAATCCCTTCGATCAGCCTGGAGTCGAGGCCTATAAGAAGAATCTATTCGGTCTGATGGGGAAGCCTGGGTTTGAGGATTTGGGGCAAGAGTTGAAAACTAGGCTCTAG
- the hflX gene encoding GTPase HflX, translating to MEESTIQEVVSSQSEPAGAILVGILLSGESFEKLKEDLDELESLLDTLGVRVHGRIVQKRHRLTAKTLLGTGKVDEIKELAESYNADWVVFDRALSPPQVRNLEEMTCKSVMDRTGVILEIFSKHARTNQAKTQVEIARLEYLLPRLTGAWTHFQRQAGGGVRSRGMGEKQIEIDRRRARERIAKLQKQLDQIRKEKQTQRKARSQELKVAIVGYTNSGKTTLMKSLTRATVAGKNELFATLDTNIKAIDPRTRPKILLSDTVGFIRNLPHSLVESFKSTLDEVREADLLLHVVDVSYHSYEDHIRITRQVLEEIGAGDVPQLMVFNKSDLLDDPILPRVLKAAYPGSQTLSANSPEEVNQLRDHIYGFFRKNLVSYSVAIDISEQTALSKVYNNCLILKTDYDETGKMVFYVQSTRATMAKLRKYIVELEDDESSEEKSMEPDYVTD from the coding sequence ATGGAGGAATCAACGATTCAAGAAGTGGTATCAAGTCAATCAGAGCCCGCCGGAGCCATTCTAGTTGGAATTCTGCTGAGTGGTGAATCTTTTGAAAAATTGAAAGAAGATCTCGACGAGTTAGAGTCGCTGCTCGACACTTTAGGTGTTCGCGTCCATGGTCGTATTGTGCAAAAAAGGCATAGGCTGACGGCCAAGACGCTATTGGGGACTGGTAAAGTCGACGAAATAAAAGAACTAGCCGAGTCTTACAACGCTGATTGGGTGGTTTTCGATCGAGCCTTGTCCCCTCCACAAGTGAGAAACCTTGAAGAGATGACGTGTAAAAGTGTCATGGATAGAACTGGGGTGATTCTTGAGATCTTTTCGAAGCACGCCCGTACGAATCAAGCCAAGACCCAAGTTGAAATTGCAAGGTTGGAATATTTGCTGCCTCGTTTGACCGGAGCGTGGACTCACTTTCAAAGGCAGGCAGGTGGTGGTGTGCGATCTCGTGGTATGGGTGAGAAGCAGATCGAAATCGACCGTCGTCGTGCCCGTGAGCGGATTGCTAAGCTGCAAAAACAGCTCGATCAAATTCGCAAGGAAAAGCAAACCCAACGCAAAGCCCGCTCTCAAGAGCTTAAAGTGGCGATTGTGGGGTATACGAATTCAGGCAAGACGACTTTAATGAAGTCGCTTACCCGAGCTACTGTGGCTGGCAAAAACGAGTTGTTCGCAACCCTCGATACCAATATCAAGGCTATCGATCCCAGAACAAGACCGAAGATTTTATTATCCGACACCGTAGGGTTCATTCGTAATCTTCCTCATAGCCTTGTGGAATCCTTTAAATCCACTCTCGACGAGGTTCGAGAAGCGGATCTATTGCTACATGTGGTTGATGTTAGTTACCACTCCTACGAAGATCACATTCGTATCACCAGACAGGTCCTTGAAGAAATTGGTGCTGGCGACGTTCCCCAGCTCATGGTTTTTAATAAGTCTGATCTTTTAGATGATCCAATCTTACCAAGGGTTCTGAAGGCTGCTTACCCAGGAAGCCAGACACTTTCGGCAAACTCTCCTGAGGAAGTGAATCAGCTTCGCGATCACATCTACGGGTTTTTTCGCAAGAACCTTGTGAGTTATTCAGTCGCAATAGATATTTCAGAGCAGACTGCTCTATCGAAGGTTTATAACAATTGTCTCATCCTAAAGACGGATTATGATGAAACCGGAAAAATGGTTTTTTATGTGCAGTCGACCCGCGCGACGATGGCAAAACTTAGAAAGTATATTGTTGAGCTAGAAGACGATGAGTCTTCAGAAGAAAAGAGCATGGAGCCAGACTATGTCACTGATTAA
- the aceB gene encoding malate synthase A — protein sequence MYNISGLKLQAATESKHIDHVLTKPAVEFLVKLQRKFNSQRLSLLEKRIKRQEQLDQGELPTFLSDTQEIRERDWQVAATPHDLQDRRVEITGPTDAKMIINALNSGAKVFMADLEDASSPTWENMLDGQLNLKAAVRHQLSFTNPSNGKTYKLKPDSEIATLLVRPRGWHLTEKNLLVDDIEMSASLFDFGLYFFHNAKERLARNTAPYFYLPKMESHLEARLWNDVFIFAQEELGIPKGTIRATCLIENILAAFEMNEILFELKDHASGLNAGRWDYIFSVIKKFKSHRSALLPDRSLVTMHAPFMKAYTELLIKTCHKRNAHAIGGMAAFIPSRKDEKINEIAISKVTADKQQEASSGCDGTWVAHPDLVPVANGVFTEAFGDHAHQKHVLREDVHIRPQDLCNFSLDNFRITEDGVRSNIRIAIQYMNHWLNGLGAVALHHLMEDAATAEISRAQLWQWVHLKAELDDGRVVTPELYSELRQQELEALGGVYEGRHQEVIEILDGLVLSPEFTDFLTLPAYRLL from the coding sequence ATGTACAACATCTCTGGATTAAAGCTACAGGCTGCAACTGAATCGAAACACATTGATCATGTCCTCACTAAGCCTGCAGTCGAATTTCTGGTCAAACTCCAACGAAAGTTTAACTCCCAACGCCTATCCCTTCTTGAAAAGCGGATAAAACGCCAAGAGCAGCTCGACCAAGGAGAACTTCCAACTTTTCTATCGGATACGCAAGAGATTCGCGAAAGGGATTGGCAAGTGGCAGCAACTCCTCACGATCTTCAAGATCGCCGAGTTGAAATCACTGGCCCCACAGATGCGAAAATGATCATTAATGCTCTGAACTCTGGAGCAAAGGTTTTCATGGCCGACTTAGAGGATGCTTCGTCTCCTACCTGGGAGAACATGCTCGATGGCCAGCTTAACCTTAAGGCTGCCGTTCGCCATCAACTTTCATTTACAAACCCCAGCAATGGTAAAACCTATAAGCTAAAACCAGACAGTGAAATTGCGACATTGCTTGTTCGGCCTCGCGGCTGGCACCTCACAGAAAAAAATCTCCTCGTCGATGACATCGAAATGTCAGCGAGCCTCTTCGACTTTGGGCTATATTTCTTTCACAACGCCAAGGAAAGACTGGCTCGTAATACAGCACCATATTTCTACTTGCCCAAGATGGAAAGTCATCTTGAAGCCCGCTTATGGAACGACGTTTTTATCTTTGCCCAAGAGGAACTAGGAATTCCAAAAGGTACTATTCGTGCTACCTGCCTGATTGAAAACATCCTAGCAGCTTTTGAGATGAACGAAATCCTCTTTGAGCTTAAGGATCACGCTTCAGGCTTAAATGCCGGACGCTGGGACTACATTTTTAGTGTAATTAAGAAATTTAAATCTCATCGTTCAGCTTTGCTACCAGATCGTAGCCTTGTGACGATGCATGCCCCATTTATGAAGGCTTATACGGAGCTTTTGATAAAGACTTGCCACAAGCGAAATGCTCATGCCATAGGTGGAATGGCCGCATTTATTCCAAGTCGCAAAGATGAAAAAATAAATGAAATTGCAATTTCTAAGGTTACAGCAGATAAACAGCAGGAAGCTAGTTCTGGCTGCGACGGCACTTGGGTTGCCCATCCAGATCTCGTGCCAGTAGCTAACGGAGTCTTCACGGAGGCATTCGGGGATCACGCTCATCAAAAGCACGTCCTCCGTGAAGACGTTCACATCCGTCCGCAAGATCTTTGCAACTTTTCTCTCGATAACTTTCGTATCACTGAAGATGGCGTTCGAAGCAATATTCGTATCGCGATTCAATATATGAACCATTGGCTAAACGGACTCGGAGCTGTGGCATTGCATCACCTCATGGAAGATGCAGCAACCGCAGAAATCTCGCGAGCTCAACTTTGGCAATGGGTCCACTTAAAGGCTGAGCTGGACGATGGACGAGTGGTGACCCCGGAGTTATATAGCGAACTAAGACAGCAAGAACTAGAGGCCCTGGGCGGCGTTTATGAAGGCCGACACCAAGAGGTTATCGAAATCCTTGATGGCTTGGTGCTAAGCCCCGAGTTCACTGACTTCCTCACTCTTCCGGCTTATCGTTTGCTTTAA